A single Plasmodium knowlesi strain H genome assembly, chromosome: 13 DNA region contains:
- a CDS encoding ATP-dependent rRNA helicase SPB4, putative, whose amino-acid sequence MSENEGKQPIGATSLLRELELTKKRSQKTPFTQLNLDESILFSLLIQRYLFCANIQEKAIPLIGKKENVLLHSETGSGKTLCFVIPMLENLVKSKLGALRREFLFKSTCEEAKEEEEQDDCYDEERVNCIYNKFENVNIEKSIPPVDINVAKFIQYIRTSLEDTPYKKDAAVGNGGRRVNKDDPHPPRGKNMHCESIEGVVKRCIRCTMTENKSKQNIHVNGVIIAPTRELCIQIFDVVNKFLFFIRLYFAKIFNIHVDELDKEVFFVNSLLFRGAVKIEEDLKIIKNEKKKKNRSQIIVATPGKLSTLFVDHKCHFDTSELAYLILDEGDKLLEESFLNYVQDVVKSIASKDYATCICSATCLQEEKFYNLFSDKRRSFIKCVGGPSPIASTTSALGTDATASTTPAGTGSTPGNTFQMPEKIENYYITVRNLDKSFFLFKFLSTVVREGETVIVFLPTCFCVDFFFHVFKNVLNTDQRTPKEIFNHIVTLNNKHKNVFSPSDLALFCKMIHYTQKYMGKKKFILLKIHRKMKDKKRISAYKKIKENKNKRRIKIILCTDIMSRGINVDIHWVINYDVANKNMTYIHRSGRTGRFDKTGKNIILLNKKEKEYIYFLKNKKVNISNFRKTSMFSDMLSWESRVMRNEDALDTQVREVANMEKGKMGKSFHEKNFSFYGNMQRKRVQRREVKGGDVEGHPPKRDDHILLLNNMVNIFLKYIIFFIIENRETYLLSTKAFLSYIEFYKNHQLSFLFPFHKLNLGHLCHSFALVKIPKFKEKGQIKNFKRVGLNTSDIPYKNEEKERKRQEELTRLEQLRSEEHAANEKAESQTNMEGGKANKRKQEKKQKKRKTIVQRKHEQRDMEENEIESLFFEENLYKKLKKKKISKDEYDRLLNMENLDKIFSTPPSGGKNQTVAPRKNQAAASNRKRSKKKRKVYNMKVKKRRKGGGKRR is encoded by the coding sequence ATGAGCGAGAATGAGGGGAAGCAGCCCATAGGAGCTACTTCTCTCTTACGGGAGCTGGAACTGACGAAGAAACGATCGCAGAAAACGCCCTTCACGCAGTTGAACCTAGACGAATCTATACTATTTTCTCTGCTGATTCAAAGGTACCTCTTCTGTGCCAACATACAGGAAAAGGCCATTCCCCTCattgggaagaaggaaaatgtcCTCCTACACTCCGAAACGGGTAGCGGAAAAACGCTATGCTTCGTTATTCCTATGCTAGAAAATTTGGTGAAGTCCAAACTGGGGGCCTTAAGAAGAGAGTTCCTTTTCAAGTCCACATGTGAGGAGgcgaaggaagaagaagaacaagacGATTGTTACGATGAGGAGAGAGTCAACTGTATCTacaacaaatttgaaaatgtaaacatAGAGAAGAGCATCCCCCCTGTTGACATAAATGTAGCCAAGTTTATTCAGTATATCCGAACCTCTTTGGAGGATACCCCCTACAAGAAAGATGCCGCCGTTGGGAATGGAGGGAGGAGAGTTAACAAAGATGATCCGCACCCACCCCGTGGTAAGAACATGCACTGCGAATCGATTGAAGGCGTTGTAAAAAGATGCATTCGGTGCACCATGACTGAGAACAAGAGTAAACAGAACATACACGTGAACGGAGTTATTATAGCCCCCACCAGGGAGTTATGCATACAAATATTCGACGTAGTAAAtaaatttctctttttcataAGATTATATTTtgccaaaatttttaacatacACGTGGACGAATTGGATAAGGAAGTCTTCTTTGTGAACTCGCTGTTGTTTAGGGGTGctgtaaaaattgaagaagatttaaaaattataaaaaatgaaaagaaaaaaaaaaacagatccCAAATCATTGTGGCCACCCCGGGGAAGTTATCTACTCTGTTTGTTGATCACAAGTGCCACTTTGACACGAGCGAGTTAGCATATTTGATATTGGATGAGGGGGATAAATTGTTGGAAGAGAGTTTTTTAAACTATGTCCAGGATGTCGTTAAGAGCATCGCATCAAAGGATTATGCCACGTGTATTTGCAGCGCGACCTGTCTACAGGAGGAGAAGTTTTATAACTTGTTTTCTGACAAGAGGAGATCCTTTATCAAGTGTGTGGGGGGGCCAAGCCCGATTGCGTCCACTACAAGCGCACTGGGCACTGATGCAACTGCTTCCACTACCCCTGCGGGCACTGGTAGCACCCCGGGGAACACGTTTCAAATGCCAGAGAAAATCGAAAATTACTACATCACGGTGCGAAACCTGGACAAGAGTTTCTTTCTGTTCAAATTTTTGAGCACCGTGGTGCGCGAGGGGGAGACAGTGATTGTATTTTTGCCAACCTGCTTCTGCGtggatttcttctttcacgtATTCAAGAACGTACTGAATACGGACCAGAGAACCCcgaaggaaatttttaacCATATCGTAACTCTCAACaacaaacataaaaatgtcTTCAGCCCATCTGACCTTGCGCTCTTCTGCAAAATGATTCATTACACTCAGAAATAtatggggaagaaaaaattcattcttttaaaaatccaccggaaaatgaaagacaaaaaaaggataagtgcgtataagaaaataaaagaaaataagaataagagaaggataaaaattattctgtGCACAGATATAATGAGCAGAGGAATTAACGTGGATATCCATTGGGTTATCAACTACGATGtggcaaataaaaatatgacatacatacataggAGTGGAAGAACAGGAAGATTTGACAAAACAGGGAAAAACATTATTCTTCTtaataagaaggagaaagaatatatatattttttaaaaaataaaaaagtgaatatCAGCAATTTTAGGAAAACTTCCATGTTCAGCGATATGCTCAGTTGGGAATCTCGAGTGATGCGGAATGAAGACGCATTGGACACACAAGTGCGGGAAGTAGCAAACATGGAGAAGGGAAAGATGGGGAAATCCTTCCatgagaaaaatttttcattttatggaAATATGCAGAGGAAACGCGTTCAAAGGAGGGAGGTAAAGGGAGGGGATGTGGAGGGACATCCTCCCAAGAGGGATGATCACATCCTTCTGTTGAACAACAtggtgaatatatttttaaaatacataatttttttcataatcgAGAACAGAGAAACATATTTACTCTCGACAAAGGCATTTCTGTCGTACATTGAGTTTTACAAAAACCACCAACTGagttttctcttccctttccacAAGCTTAATCTCGGGCACCTGTGCCACTCGTTTGCGCTGGTGAAAATCCCCAAATTTAAGGAGAAGGGCCAAATTAAGAATTTCAAACGGGTGGGCCTGAACACTTCCGACATAccatacaaaaatgaagagaaggagagaaaGCGGCAGGAGGAACTGACACGTTTGGAACAGTTAAGAAGTGAGGAACACGCCGCCAATGAGAAAGCGGAAAGCCAGACAAACATGGAGGGAGGCAAAGCCAACAAGCggaagcaagaaaaaaaacaaaaaaaaagaaaaaccatTGTTCAGAGAAAACATGAACAAAGGGACATggaagaaaacgaaattgAATCCCTAttctttgaagaaaatttgtacaaaaaattaaaaaaaaaaaaaatttccaaagATGAGTACGACAGATTGCTTAACATGGAAAACCTggacaaaatattttccactcCGCCCAGCGGGGGGAAGAACCAGACCGTTGCCCCCCGGAAAAATCAGGCAGCTGCGTCAAACAGGAAAAGGagcaagaagaagagaaaggtATATAACATGAAGGTGAAGAAGAGGCGGAAGGGGGGTGGCAAACGAAGGTAA